A window of the Chloroflexus sp. Y-396-1 genome harbors these coding sequences:
- a CDS encoding non-heme iron oxygenase ferredoxin subunit: MERFKVCHRSELPPGSMRYIDIDGLPIGLANVQGTIYAFSDSCRHEGGPLSAGVLIEHTVTCPWHGWTYDVRSGKSIVPPVGLRIATYPVEIIDDDVYVVIDWSSEN, from the coding sequence ATGGAACGCTTCAAAGTCTGTCATCGCAGTGAATTACCGCCTGGTTCTATGCGCTATATCGATATTGATGGCCTCCCAATTGGACTGGCTAACGTGCAGGGAACCATTTACGCCTTTAGCGACAGTTGTCGCCACGAAGGCGGTCCTCTTTCTGCAGGCGTACTTATTGAACACACCGTGACCTGTCCGTGGCACGGGTGGACTTACGATGTGCGTAGTGGGAAGAGTATCGTGCCGCCGGTTGGGTTGCGCATCGCAACGTACCCGGTTGAAATCATCGACGACGATGTTTACGTGGTTATTGATTGGTCTTCCGAGAACTGA